In the genome of Salmo trutta chromosome 18, fSalTru1.1, whole genome shotgun sequence, one region contains:
- the LOC115153591 gene encoding heat-stable enterotoxin receptor-like, producing MAYRGLSLWVCWLVLIVGRCEATYPPCLEGIMMNVVLLDDDISPWSMKFVRGAVERAIQHDAELTCCPNGVKRNLTANFRGLDTSLYSNKGCRSSTCEVVETVKNLTRTGEVGCALLGPTCTYATFQMVDLEVGLELKIPIISAGSFALSCDYKEYLTRILPPARKISTFFTKFWDFNNDIKPKWSTATLYKKQNTEDCFWYINALGTASAYFSLHIKKTNVISKAEDLRKELSSKNRTSNLFIVCGTPEDIVDLKNGTIEADPSVVFILINLYNDKYYTNKSSIPAMKNVLVLTMPNTRNYTVDTDLGNNVMMNDYMAAYHDAVLMFGQVMRKLWNKPESELNPMEVVNINHFRNVSFDGIAGHYKLDDYGDRDVNFSVIYTTTDHKYETLFIFNTVYNYTKVVNNNPSFIWGRSLPDDAPSQRLKAHDIIVIVLAVTVVGVATIALIFYRRNKRERRLRKRWSHIHSDLITPLEYNERSLVSLKIDEDHRKNTSYNIRQGRYDKKIVILKELKHSDWNFNESQRIELNSLLHIDYYNLTKFYGTVKYDHGVFGVFEYCERGSLRYVLNDKISYPEETFMDWEFKISVMYDIAKGMSYLHSSDIQVHGRLKSTNCVVDNRMVVKITDFGCNTILDPGRDLWTAPEHLRRQGISQKGDVYSFAIIAQEIVLRRSTFYTQACSDRAEKMARVQYPSETYCRPDLNVETAGEKDLEVYMLMKMCWDEDPERRPDFKKIESSLGKIFSNLHNQANESYMDNLIRRLQMYSRNLEHLVEERTALYKAERDRADCLNFMLLPGPAVRSLKETGIVEPELFEEVTVYFSDIVGFTTLCQYSTPMEVVDMLNDIYKGFDSILDHHDVYKVETIGDAYMVASGLPRRNGNRHAVDISRMALDILAFMGTFQLRHLPGLPVWIRIGMHSGPCAAGVVGIKMPRYCLFGDTVNTASSMESTGHPLRIHVSQPTISILQRTECKFEYEKRGETFLKGKGTELTYWLTGETGEDYNLPTPPTAENCQRLQQDLAKMIQECLDNRSLGSEVMEKRNTLSMRQRRDGGEQTGEEEEEEEDDDDQPAYLHLATVDNFTTFL from the exons GCTGGTGCTGATCGTAGGACGATGCGAGGCGACCTACCCACCCTGTCTGGAAGGGATCATGATGAACGTGGTTCTGCTGGATGACGACATCTCTCCCTGGAGTATGAAGTTTGTCCGTGGTGCTGTGGAGCGTGCGATACAGCACGACGCTGAACTCACCTGCTGTCCAAATG GAGTGAAGCGCAACCTGACTGCCAACTTTCGAGGGCTCGACACTAGTTTGTACAGCAATAAAGGCTGCCGAAGCAGCACCTGTGAGGTGGTGGAGACCGTGAAGAACCTAACT AGGACAGGGGAGGTGGGCTGTGCTCTGCTGGGGCCCACCTGCACCTATGCAACCTTTCAGATGGTTGA TCTTGAGGTTGGTCTGGAGCTCAAAATCCCCATCATCTCAGCAGGCAGCTTTGCTCTGTCCTGTGACTACAAAGAATACCTGACTCGCATACTTCCCCCCGCACGCAAGATCTCCACCTTCTTTACCAAGTTTTGGGACTTCAACAATGATATCAAACCCAAGTGGTCCACAGCCACCCTCTATAAGAAGCAGAACACTGAGGACTGCTTCTG GTATATCAATGCACTGGGTACAGCTTCAGCCTACTTTTCCTTACACATCAAAAAAACAAACGTCATAAGCAAAGCAGAGGACCTTAGAAAGGAATTAAGCTCCAAAAATAGGACTAGCAATT TGTTCATAGTGTGTGGGACACCAGAAGATATCGTGGACCTGAAGAATGGAACTATAGAGGCTGATCCTAGTGTTGTCTTCATCCTGATCAATCTTTACAa TGATAAGTACTACACCAATAAGTCCTCTATCCCTGCTATGAAGAACGTGTTGGTTCTCACCATGCCCAACACTAGGAACTATACTGTGGACACAGACCTGGGCAACAATGTGATG ATGAATGACTACATGGCAGCGTACCATGATGCAGTGCTGATGTTTGGTCAGGTGATGAGGAAGCTCTGGAACAAGCCTGAGTCTGAGCTCAACCCCATGGAAGTAGTCAACATCAACCACTTCAGAAACGTCTCCTTTGACG GCATTGCAGGCCACTACAAGCTGGATGACTATGGGGACAGAGATGTGAATTTTTCAGTCATTTACACCACCACTGACCACAAG TATGAAACTTTATTTATATTCAACACCGTCTACAACTACACCAAGGTCGTTAACAATAACCCATCATTCATCTGGGGCAGAAGTCTCCCAGATGACGCTCCATCCCAGC GTCTGAAGGCGCATGATATCATTGTCATTGTCTTAGCTGTCACTGTGGTAGGGGTGGCTACCATCGCTTTAATCTTCTACAG GCGGAACAAGAGAGAGCGCCGGCTAAGGAAGAGATGGTCACACATACACTCTGACCTCATCACCCCGCTGGAGTACAACGAACGCAGCTTGGTCTCCCTCAAG ATTGACGAGGACCACAGGAAAAACACAAGTTATAACATCCGCCAAGGACGCTATGACAAAAAG ATTGTCATCCTGAAGGAGCTGAAGCATTCAGACTGGAACTTTAACGAGAGTCAGAGGATAGAACTCAACTCG CTTCTGCATATTGACTACTACAACCTGACTAAGTTCTACGGCACAGTCAAGTATGATCACGGTGTGTTTGGGGTGTTCGAGTACTGTGAGAGGGGATCCCTAAGG TATGTGCTGAATGACAAGATCTCGTACCCGGAGGAAACCTTCATGGACTGGGAGTTTAAGATCTCTGTCATGTACGACATCGCTAAG GGTATGTCCTACCTCCACTCCAGTGACATCCAGGTCCACGGCCGTCTCAAGTCCACTAACTGTGTGGTGGACAACCGCATGGTGGTCAAGATAACTGACTTTGGCTGCAACACCATTCTAGACCCAGGCAGAG acCTGTGGACAGCTCCAGAGCACCTGCGTAGACAGGGGATCTCCCAGAAGGGGGATGTCTACAGCTTTGCCATCATCGCCCAGGAGATAGTTCTCAGGAGGAGCACCTTTTACACCCAGGCCTGCTCCGACCGCGCAG AAAAAATGGCCAGAGTGCAATACCCCAGCGAAACCTATTGCAGACCTGATCTGAATGTTGAGACTGCAGGAGAAAAAGATTTGGAG GTGTACATGCTGATGAAGATGTGCTGGGATGAGGACCCAGAGCGAAGGCCTGACTTTAAGAAGATAGAGAGCTCACTGGGGAAGATCTTCAG TAACCTGCACAACCAAGCTAATGAGAGCTACATGGACAACCTGATCCGTCGTCTACAGATGTACTCCAGGAACCTGGAGCACctggtggaggagaggacagcGCTGTACAAGGCTGAGAGAGACAGGGCCGACTGCCTCAACTTTATGCTGCTGCCTGG TCCTGCGGTGCGTTCTCTGAAGGAGACGGGCATAGTGGAGCCGGAGCTGTTTGAGGAGGTGACGGTGTACTTCAGCGACATCGTGGGCTTCACCACCCTGTGCCAGTACAGCACCCCCATGGAAGTGGTGGACATGCTCAACGACATCTACAAGGGATTCGACAGCATCCTCGACCACCACGACGTATACAAG GTGGAGACCATAGGTGATGCGTACATGGTGGCGTCGGGGTTGCCGCGGCGGAACGGTAACAGGCACGCGGTGGACATCTCACGCATGGCCCTGGACATTCTGGCATTTATGGGGACCTTCCAGCTCAGACACCTGCCAGGGCTACCTGTGTGGATCCGCATTGGGATGCACTCAG GCCCCTGTGCAGCAGGAGTGGTGGGGATAAAGATGCCCAGATACTGCCTGTTTGGAGACACAGTCAACACTGCCTCTAGCATGGAGTCAACGGGACATC ccCTGAGAATCCACGTCAGTCAGCCCACCATCAGCATCCTACAGAGGACAGAATGCAAGTTTGAGTacgagaagagaggggagacttTCCTCAAG GGTAAAGGCACAGAGTTGACCTACTGGTTGACAGGTGAAACAGGAGAGGACTACAACCTGCCAACGCCACCGACAGC GGAGAACTGCCAGCGTCTGCAGCAGGATCTGGCCAAGATGATCCAGGAATGTCTGGACAACCGTTCgctggggtcagaggtcatggagAAGAGGAATACCTTGTCCATGAggcagaggagggatggaggggagcagacaggagaggaggaggaggaggaggaggatgacgaTGACCAGCCGGCGTACCTCCATCTGGCTACCGTCGACAACTTCACTACTTTCTTGTAG